The following coding sequences lie in one Eschrichtius robustus isolate mEscRob2 chromosome 17, mEscRob2.pri, whole genome shotgun sequence genomic window:
- the TRIB1 gene encoding tribbles homolog 1 produces the protein MRVGPVRSAMSGVSQPRAPALLLPVGRGAPAKRLLDADDAAAVAAKCPRLSECSSPPDYLSPPGSPCSPQPPPAAPGAGGGSGSAPGPSRIADYLLLPLAEREHVSRALCLHTGRELRCKVFPIKHYQDRIRPYIQLPSHRNITGIVEVILGETKAYVFFERDFGDMHSYVRSRKRLREEEAARLFKQIVSAVAHCHQSAIVLGDLKLRKFVFSTEERTQLRLESLEDTHIIKGEDDALSDKHGCPAYVSPEILNTTGTYSGKAADVWSLGVMLYTLLVGRYPFHDSDPSALFSKIRRGQFCIPDHISPKARCLIRSLLRREPSERLTAPEILLHPWFESVLEPGYVDSEIGTSDQIVPEYQEDSDISSFFC, from the exons ATGCGGGTCGGTCCCGTGCGCTCTGCTATGAGCGGTGTCTCGCAGCCCCGCGCTCCGGCCTTGCTGCTCCCGGTCGGCCGGGGCGCCCCGGCCAAACGCCTGCTGGACGCGGACGACGCGGCGGCCGTGGCGGCCAAGTGCCCACGTCTCTCCGAGTGCTCTAGCCCCCCGGACTACCTCAGCCCCCCTGGCTCTCCCTGCAGCCCGCAGCCTCCGCCCGCCGCTCCGGGGGCTGGCGGCGGCTCCGGGAGCGCGCCGGGGCCCAGCCGCATCGCCGACTACCTGCTGCTGCCCCTGGCCGAGCGCGAGCATGTGTCCCGGGCGCTGTGCCTCCACACCGGCCGCGAGCTGCGCTGCAAG GTGTTTCCCATTAAACACTACCAGGACAGAATCCGGCCTTACATCCAGCTGCCCTCACACAGGAACATCACTGGCATTGTGGAAGTGATCCTTGGGGAAACCAAAGCCTATGTCTTCTTTGAGAGGGACTTTGGGGACATGCACTCCTACGTGCGCAGCCGGAAGAGGCTGCGGGAAGAGGAGGCTGCCCGGCTCTTCAAGCAGATCGTCTCTGCCGTTGCCCACTGCCACCAGTCAGCCATCGTGCTGGGGGACCTAAAGCTTAGGAAATTTGTCTTCTCCACGGAGGAGAG AACCCAGCTCAGACTGGAAAGTCTAGAAGATACACACATAATTAAGGGAGAAGATGATGCTTTGTCAGACAAACACGGCTGCCCAGCCTACGTGAGCCCCGAGATCCTCAACACCACAGGGACCTACTCCGGAAAGGCGGCGGATGTTTGGAGCCTCGGGGTGATGCTCTACACCCTTTTGGTGGGACGCTACCCCTTCCATGACTCAGACCCCAGTGCCCTTTTCTCCAAAATCCGACGTGGACAGTTCTGCATTCCTGACCACATTTCCCCCAAAGCCAGGTGCCTCATTCGCAGCCTCCTGAGACGGGAGCCTTCAGAAAGACTCACTGCTCCAGAGATCTTACTTCATCCCTGGTTCGAGTCTGTCTTGGAACCTGGCTACGTCGACTCAGAAATAGGAACTTCCGACCAGATTGTTCCAGAGTACCAGGAGGACAGTGACATCAGTTCCTTCTTCTGCTAA